In one Candidatus Nomurabacteria bacterium genomic region, the following are encoded:
- a CDS encoding MscL family protein, with amino-acid sequence MSNNKPSKREMVSAAKRHAANKARAAKDKRVVRGVNRQAVSFVDFIRDRGIVGMAIGLAIGTVASGTIKTLVESFITPLVRFIVGSHGRLEASYWHIELWGRKADLLWGAALSSLITLVATIFVVYVLVHMAGLDRIDKKKD; translated from the coding sequence ATGTCAAACAATAAACCAAGTAAGCGAGAAATGGTGTCGGCAGCTAAAAGGCATGCCGCAAATAAAGCTCGTGCGGCAAAAGATAAACGTGTAGTAAGAGGTGTTAATAGGCAGGCTGTTAGTTTCGTTGATTTTATACGTGATCGAGGCATCGTAGGTATGGCAATCGGACTTGCAATCGGTACCGTCGCTAGTGGGACAATCAAGACGCTTGTTGAGAGCTTTATAACGCCACTTGTACGATTTATTGTTGGATCACACGGTAGACTCGAGGCAAGTTATTGGCATATCGAGTTGTGGGGACGCAAAGCTGATCTTTTATGGGGCGCTGCGCTGTCCTCTCTGATTACACTTGTCGCAACGATTTTTGTCGTATATGTATTAGTTCACATGGCTGGACTTGATCGTATAGACAAGAAAAAAGACTAA
- the argS gene encoding arginine--tRNA ligase — protein MDTKIARLIQEEFGVETSVQLSRPEPQFGDYATNVALQLAGKLSKPPREIAERIAEKLRASGEFTEVNVAGPGFINIRLSGEALLDLTRDEPIANRAGQNIVIETNNPNPFKAMHIGHAFNAILADTIANLLAVDGAQVHRVSYHGDVGLHVGKSMYSLLRYVDGDSSKLSQIPEKDRNTFMSRMYAEGSKAYKEDESAKTEINKLAQESFAPTSDLYSQVYDTCKAWSFEQIDTIVAQLGNVPIERRFLESEADPVGVETVKRHVPDVFQESDGALIFKGSEYGSFDNAFVAGNGSGLYGARDLGLMQLKNNAYHAEKSYIVTGGEQRDYFKGVIAAAELCIPELKDVTTNIATGLVKLATGKMSSRDGDVIEIGWLFNQFREAIRERGGEPTDEIIAGALRYQFLKVKIGGDVVFDVSEAVSLTGNTGSYLQYAYARAKSILGKIEGNITNPKEVNEEDRPLIRKLSEYHEVIQVATRSLEPHHICTYLFELAQEFNRYYEKNQVVGDEHELHRAGLVALYADTLKAGLMILGIAAPAKM, from the coding sequence ATGGATACAAAAATTGCTCGGCTTATTCAAGAAGAATTCGGTGTTGAAACAAGCGTACAATTGTCGCGACCTGAACCACAGTTCGGTGATTATGCTACGAATGTCGCCCTGCAGCTTGCAGGTAAATTAAGTAAACCACCACGAGAGATTGCGGAGCGCATAGCTGAGAAGTTACGAGCAAGCGGCGAATTTACAGAGGTAAATGTGGCAGGTCCTGGATTTATAAATATCCGCTTAAGCGGAGAGGCTCTTTTGGATTTGACGCGTGATGAGCCGATTGCGAATCGGGCTGGTCAGAATATTGTTATCGAAACGAATAATCCAAATCCTTTTAAAGCTATGCATATCGGTCATGCATTTAATGCAATTTTGGCGGATACAATTGCCAATCTTCTTGCTGTCGACGGAGCACAAGTCCATCGGGTTAGTTACCACGGGGATGTTGGGCTTCACGTGGGTAAAAGTATGTACAGCTTGCTACGTTATGTAGATGGCGACTCTTCGAAGCTTAGTCAAATTCCTGAGAAAGACCGCAATACGTTTATGTCACGAATGTACGCGGAGGGATCGAAGGCTTACAAAGAAGATGAATCAGCGAAAACGGAGATTAATAAGCTTGCTCAGGAATCGTTTGCACCAACATCGGACCTATATAGTCAGGTTTATGACACATGCAAGGCTTGGAGCTTTGAGCAGATTGACACTATTGTTGCGCAACTTGGTAATGTGCCGATTGAGCGACGTTTTTTGGAAAGTGAAGCGGATCCGGTAGGAGTTGAAACGGTCAAAAGACATGTCCCCGATGTATTTCAAGAGTCCGACGGAGCACTGATATTTAAGGGAAGTGAATATGGGTCATTCGATAATGCCTTTGTGGCAGGTAATGGCAGCGGACTTTATGGTGCACGTGACTTAGGTCTCATGCAGCTAAAAAACAATGCGTATCATGCGGAAAAAAGCTATATTGTCACCGGTGGCGAGCAGCGAGATTATTTTAAGGGTGTGATAGCGGCCGCTGAGCTATGTATTCCTGAGTTAAAAGATGTAACAACTAATATCGCGACCGGCTTAGTCAAGCTGGCTACGGGTAAGATGAGTAGTCGTGATGGTGATGTTATTGAAATCGGGTGGTTGTTTAATCAATTTCGTGAGGCAATCAGAGAGCGTGGAGGTGAGCCTACTGACGAAATTATAGCGGGAGCTTTGAGGTATCAGTTTCTGAAAGTAAAGATTGGTGGCGATGTTGTATTTGACGTAAGCGAAGCCGTTAGTCTAACGGGTAATACGGGTAGTTATTTACAGTATGCTTACGCAAGAGCAAAAAGTATACTTGGGAAGATTGAAGGCAATATAACGAATCCTAAGGAAGTGAACGAGGAAGATCGACCACTTATTCGAAAACTGAGTGAATATCACGAAGTCATACAAGTCGCTACACGATCTCTTGAGCCGCATCATATATGTACTTATTTATTTGAATTGGCGCAAGAATTTAATCGTTATTATGAAAAGAATCAGGTTGTAGGTGATGAGCACGAATTACATAGAGCTGGTCTTGTGGCGCTGTATGCGGACACGCTGAAAGCTGGCTTGATGATATTAGGTATTGCTGCGCCTGCGAAGATGTAG
- the rpoD gene encoding RNA polymerase sigma factor RpoD, with protein MPENNDDDLHLADDQTTDNDTEVVSKDLSDIEEPVLDDLVEEEEIDDEALSNSQYLDDISDDSVRLYLREIGKIPLLTSEEELELAQKVVAGDKRAKDKMAEANMRLVVSIAKRYSGRGLDFLDLIQEGNTGLLRAVEKFDPDKGFKFSTYATWWIRQAITRAIADQARTIRIPVHMVETINKLLRTQRRMTQELNREPTIEELAKELEMEPEKVEYVIKIKQDITSLDAGVGRDGEDEDSVLGDFIEDEDGKTPQDSATEQLLKEQVQAVLSTLSDREQKIIKMRFGLENGKSHTLEEVGQEFAVTRERIRQIEAKALAKLRKHKDAKKLHEYLS; from the coding sequence ATGCCAGAAAATAATGATGACGATTTGCACCTAGCCGACGATCAAACTACTGATAACGATACGGAAGTTGTGTCTAAAGACCTGAGTGATATCGAGGAGCCAGTGCTCGATGATCTTGTCGAAGAAGAGGAAATTGATGATGAGGCACTTAGTAACAGTCAGTATTTGGATGATATTAGCGACGATAGTGTACGACTTTACCTACGTGAAATCGGTAAAATTCCATTGTTAACTTCAGAGGAAGAGCTGGAATTAGCCCAAAAGGTTGTGGCTGGCGATAAGAGGGCTAAGGACAAAATGGCTGAAGCTAACATGCGTTTAGTCGTATCAATTGCAAAGCGTTACAGCGGTCGCGGATTGGACTTTTTGGACCTAATTCAAGAGGGTAATACCGGTTTGCTCCGTGCTGTAGAAAAGTTTGACCCAGACAAGGGATTTAAATTCAGTACCTACGCAACTTGGTGGATTCGCCAGGCGATTACACGTGCTATCGCAGACCAGGCTCGTACAATTCGTATACCTGTACACATGGTAGAGACGATTAATAAACTTCTGCGAACTCAGCGTCGCATGACACAGGAGCTTAATCGTGAACCGACCATTGAAGAGCTTGCAAAAGAGTTGGAAATGGAACCGGAAAAAGTTGAGTATGTCATCAAGATTAAGCAGGATATCACATCGCTTGACGCCGGTGTGGGTCGTGACGGTGAGGACGAAGATAGTGTACTTGGCGACTTCATAGAAGACGAAGACGGTAAAACACCGCAGGATTCTGCTACCGAGCAGTTGCTCAAAGAACAGGTTCAGGCCGTACTGTCGACACTCTCAGATCGTGAGCAAAAGATTATCAAAATGCGCTTTGGCCTAGAAAATGGCAAAAGTCATACACTTGAAGAAGTTGGACAGGAATTTGCTGTCACACGTGAGCGTATTCGTCAAATTGAAGCAAAGGCATTGGCCAAACTGCGTAAGCATAAAGACGCCAAAAAACTACACGAGTACTTGAGTTAA
- a CDS encoding CTP synthase — protein MGETSTVGKNQKFIFVTGGVLSGVGKGISAASIGAVLQAKGMTVSIQKCDPYLNVDAGLLNPAEHGECFVTIDGAETDLDLGHYERFLDIELTQKNATLAGRLLQNLIADERAGKFGGKTVQLVPHLTGSIQDAIQDAADGADMHIVEIGGTVGDYEGLSFIEAIREFASRVGRENCLYVHVVYVPFIGTSKEFKTKPAQNALNDLRGFGIVPDVVIVRTDEPAPASVAKKISLFSGVSENSVILLPNASTVFEVPLSIAGSGINGVLSRFTGDTTRPNLNKWKKIVQAQKKQHEKTVTVGLVAKYMDNEDTYISVLEALKAAGWHDDVAVDIKWINAETATYRDFQKVDALLVPGGFGGRGIPGKIAAATYALKHKKPYLGLCLGLQLAVVAAARRAGLDDANSTEFDAKTLNNVVYIMEGQEGKESTGGTLRLGNYEAKLVKASVVAKTYGKNTVVERHRHRYEVNQSFADYLKKGGLIISGTSPDGKLVEFVEGIDHPYFVGTQAHPELKSRPNRPHPLFVGLIRAALK, from the coding sequence ATGGGAGAGACTTCAACTGTGGGTAAAAATCAGAAATTTATATTTGTTACTGGTGGTGTTTTGTCCGGAGTCGGCAAGGGTATAAGTGCGGCTAGTATAGGTGCCGTTCTTCAGGCAAAAGGCATGACAGTTTCAATTCAAAAGTGTGACCCGTATCTCAACGTAGATGCGGGGCTTTTAAATCCGGCGGAACATGGCGAATGCTTCGTAACAATAGACGGTGCCGAAACGGACTTGGATTTAGGCCATTATGAGCGATTTCTTGACATAGAGTTGACACAAAAAAATGCTACTCTTGCTGGTCGTTTGCTACAAAATCTTATCGCTGACGAAAGAGCGGGAAAGTTTGGTGGTAAAACTGTACAACTTGTTCCACATCTGACGGGATCAATACAGGACGCAATACAGGATGCGGCTGATGGAGCGGATATGCACATAGTGGAAATTGGCGGAACCGTCGGTGATTACGAGGGGCTTAGTTTTATCGAAGCCATACGTGAATTTGCATCACGTGTTGGTCGTGAAAATTGTTTGTATGTTCATGTTGTTTACGTACCCTTTATTGGCACGAGTAAGGAGTTTAAAACGAAGCCGGCGCAGAATGCTCTCAATGATTTGCGTGGATTCGGCATTGTTCCAGATGTAGTCATTGTGCGTACTGACGAGCCAGCTCCTGCAAGTGTGGCGAAAAAAATCAGTTTGTTTAGTGGCGTCAGTGAAAATTCAGTCATTTTACTCCCTAATGCATCAACAGTTTTCGAGGTGCCACTATCGATTGCTGGAAGTGGTATTAACGGCGTATTGAGTCGTTTTACTGGCGATACAACAAGACCCAACTTAAACAAGTGGAAGAAAATCGTTCAGGCGCAAAAGAAGCAGCACGAAAAAACCGTAACTGTAGGTTTGGTTGCGAAATACATGGACAACGAGGACACGTATATCTCTGTTTTAGAAGCACTCAAGGCCGCTGGGTGGCATGATGACGTAGCAGTAGATATAAAGTGGATTAATGCCGAAACGGCCACATACAGAGACTTTCAGAAGGTTGATGCGCTTTTGGTGCCGGGTGGTTTTGGTGGACGAGGTATTCCGGGTAAAATCGCTGCGGCAACATATGCCTTGAAGCATAAAAAACCGTATCTCGGACTATGTCTTGGTTTACAGTTAGCTGTAGTAGCAGCAGCACGTCGTGCTGGCCTTGACGACGCCAACAGTACTGAATTTGATGCCAAAACTTTAAACAACGTTGTTTATATCATGGAAGGACAAGAGGGTAAGGAGTCGACCGGAGGTACGTTACGTCTTGGAAATTATGAGGCAAAACTGGTAAAAGCAAGTGTCGTAGCGAAGACATATGGAAAAAATACCGTCGTTGAACGCCATCGCCATCGATATGAGGTTAATCAGTCATTCGCAGATTACCTCAAAAAGGGTGGTTTGATCATAAGCGGAACATCACCAGATGGCAAGTTGGTTGAGTTTGTCGAAGGAATTGACCATCCGTACTTTGTCGGTACTCAGGCTCATCCGGAGCTAAAGTCACGCCCTAACCGTCCGCATCCACTGTTTGTCGGTTTGATAAGAGCTGCCTTAAAATAG
- a CDS encoding DNA primase: protein MQDAKEEVRSRLNIEDVIGEYVPLKRSGRNFKGLSPFSGEKTPSFYVSPDKHIWHDFSSGKGGDVFSFVMEVEGMDFRQALELLARRAGVDLSLYQSSGSQDLAKRKKRLLAANELAATYYQQSLLRNEHAQQYVFKKRGLNKKVVQDFKIGYAPDSGDALTSFLKKKGFTPQELSDAGLTNRYGGDLFRGRMMVSLMDSTGQVVGFTGRIINDDPSAPKYLNTPQTLLYDKSRHVFGFSQAKEAIRKTDYVVVVEGNLDVVSSHQVEVSEVVATAGTALTEHHLRALGRLTPHIRLAFDADKAGLAATERAIPIAQMVGVELTIISLPNDAKDPDELIQRDVALWKDAINTAQPVVDWVIARFAEREKLDTAAGKRAFTTAALNVVRALSDPVEQDHYLSQIAKMTDTTRDALIRKLASVKDEVKTQKAIKKTKQVIEEPRDEPDRKQDTLLAVALVDIQVQDLFTGIDSSIFRGKERRAVATYLAENEKKKVESIPVSLEAYEKYVTMLLLHPDVDNVDWSSENRVATATDVLRSLQANYQKTKKEQLIQQEAAARERGDDAAAGDYLRQLSILIKGEK from the coding sequence ATGCAGGATGCCAAGGAGGAAGTACGATCTCGGCTTAACATCGAGGATGTTATTGGTGAATATGTTCCACTGAAACGTTCAGGTAGAAATTTCAAAGGACTGAGTCCTTTTTCAGGCGAAAAGACACCTAGTTTTTATGTCAGTCCAGACAAACATATTTGGCATGATTTTAGTTCTGGAAAGGGTGGGGACGTATTTAGTTTTGTAATGGAAGTTGAGGGGATGGATTTTCGTCAGGCACTTGAACTTCTGGCTCGACGTGCAGGCGTTGACCTGTCGCTTTATCAGAGTAGTGGATCGCAAGATTTAGCGAAGCGTAAAAAACGGCTTCTTGCTGCGAATGAATTGGCAGCCACGTACTATCAGCAAAGCTTACTACGCAATGAACATGCACAGCAGTATGTCTTTAAAAAACGAGGATTGAATAAAAAAGTTGTACAGGATTTTAAGATAGGATATGCACCGGATAGCGGGGATGCACTGACAAGTTTTCTCAAGAAAAAGGGATTCACCCCACAAGAGTTATCAGATGCCGGACTAACAAATCGATATGGCGGAGATTTGTTTCGAGGACGTATGATGGTGTCGCTTATGGACAGTACGGGTCAAGTTGTTGGATTTACGGGCCGAATAATTAATGATGATCCTTCAGCTCCGAAGTACCTAAATACGCCACAAACACTTTTATACGACAAAAGTCGTCATGTTTTTGGATTTTCTCAGGCAAAGGAGGCTATTCGAAAAACGGACTACGTTGTCGTAGTAGAAGGAAATTTAGATGTAGTCAGTAGTCATCAGGTTGAAGTTAGTGAAGTCGTGGCGACGGCTGGGACTGCTTTGACGGAACACCACTTGCGAGCACTTGGTCGCTTGACACCACACATTCGTTTGGCATTTGACGCCGACAAGGCTGGTCTGGCGGCAACAGAACGCGCTATACCCATTGCACAGATGGTGGGCGTAGAATTGACGATTATCAGTTTACCAAATGATGCCAAGGATCCAGATGAGCTTATTCAACGTGATGTTGCATTATGGAAAGACGCTATAAATACAGCTCAACCGGTAGTCGATTGGGTAATTGCACGGTTTGCAGAGCGCGAAAAACTAGATACTGCAGCTGGCAAGAGAGCATTTACGACAGCGGCCTTGAATGTCGTTAGAGCGCTTAGCGATCCGGTTGAACAGGATCACTATCTTTCCCAAATAGCTAAAATGACTGATACAACGCGTGATGCATTGATACGCAAGCTTGCATCAGTTAAAGACGAGGTAAAGACACAAAAGGCAATTAAAAAAACAAAACAAGTCATTGAAGAACCGCGTGATGAGCCTGATCGTAAACAGGATACATTACTGGCTGTTGCATTGGTTGATATACAGGTACAAGATTTATTTACGGGTATTGACTCTTCGATTTTTCGCGGGAAGGAGCGTCGGGCAGTTGCAACGTATCTAGCTGAGAACGAGAAGAAGAAGGTAGAGTCTATACCGGTAAGCTTGGAAGCCTACGAAAAATATGTTACGATGTTATTATTACATCCCGACGTAGATAATGTGGATTGGAGCAGTGAGAATCGAGTTGCCACTGCTACAGACGTTCTACGATCGTTGCAAGCAAACTACCAAAAAACGAAAAAAGAACAATTGATACAGCAAGAGGCAGCCGCGAGGGAGCGGGGGGATGATGCTGCCGCAGGGGATTATTTGCGCCAACTAAGCATACTTATAAAAGGAGAGAAATGA
- a CDS encoding MmcQ/YjbR family DNA-binding protein: MKHKEIEDFLLQFPKVWLDYPFGEGTAVYKYGDKPDGKIVAIVAEDSTPLRVSLKCDPLLAKHLREKYESVLPGYHLNKKHWNTIICSGQLTEEEVFDLARHSYQLVSDTV, from the coding sequence ATGAAGCATAAAGAAATAGAAGATTTTCTACTGCAGTTCCCTAAAGTGTGGCTAGACTATCCATTTGGTGAAGGAACGGCTGTCTATAAATACGGAGATAAGCCAGATGGAAAAATTGTAGCAATTGTAGCGGAGGACAGTACTCCTCTGCGTGTTAGCTTGAAGTGCGATCCGCTGTTAGCTAAGCACTTACGAGAGAAATATGAAAGTGTGTTGCCCGGGTATCATTTGAACAAGAAGCACTGGAACACTATCATCTGCAGTGGTCAGTTGACCGAAGAAGAAGTGTTCGATCTTGCTCGCCATAGTTATCAGCTAGTTAGCGATACAGTGTAA
- the orn gene encoding oligoribonuclease, with protein MTKHARLLWMDLEMTGLDPVEDRILEVAVIATDWDFNEIATFDAAVRVEPDLFAKRIEYAPDFWKKFPTVRDSLIAQNNSDSAKDARVVEGMLLEFIAEHFSDDKPVLLAGNSIHQDRKFIDSEWNNLSKRLHYRMLDVSAWKVVFDGKYNKRFAKPEVHRALDDIRGSIMELKYYLGKVRV; from the coding sequence ATGACAAAACATGCGAGACTGCTGTGGATGGATCTGGAAATGACAGGTCTTGATCCGGTTGAAGACCGGATATTAGAGGTTGCAGTAATTGCAACTGATTGGGATTTCAATGAAATTGCCACGTTTGATGCAGCGGTAAGAGTTGAGCCGGACTTATTTGCTAAACGAATCGAATATGCACCAGATTTTTGGAAAAAGTTTCCAACGGTAAGAGACTCATTGATTGCGCAGAATAATTCTGATAGTGCAAAAGACGCTCGTGTTGTTGAAGGTATGCTTTTGGAATTTATTGCGGAGCATTTCAGTGACGACAAGCCAGTATTGCTTGCGGGAAATTCGATCCATCAAGACCGTAAGTTTATTGATAGTGAATGGAACAATCTAAGCAAGCGTCTACACTATCGTATGCTGGATGTTAGTGCATGGAAGGTTGTATTTGATGGTAAATACAACAAGAGGTTTGCAAAACCAGAGGTGCATCGTGCACTCGACGACATACGAGGCAGCATAATGGAATTAAAATATTATTTAGGTAAAGTACGCGTATGA
- a CDS encoding glucose-6-phosphate dehydrogenase (NADP(+)), whose translation MKSTLVIFGITGDLAQRKLLPALTNVIDAGKCEDLRIIGVSRRHVEQFEILGEHHEQLAGTTSLYQMDLENAADYSKLREYIDADDDEQVLFYLSVPPNSVANIIENLGQAGLNGQKNKLLLEKPFGKDLVSAQEMIDHTAKYFHESQIYRIDHFLAKEMAQNIVAFRARNAIFAHLWNNQYIENIEVLALESIGIEGRATFYEQTGALRDIVQGHLMQLLALVLSPLPDDLDWDNLPERRLTALEAVAPVDPAKSYRAQYEGYRAEVSNLQSMVETFVTLELQSDDPTWHGVPLLLTTGKALDSKKTEVRVRFRRINENQSDFLIFKIQPNEGIEIDLVTKKPGYDQELEHQKLSYMYPPDTRLPDAYERVLVDAINSRKSLFATNSEVLRAWEILAPLQEAWKRDEALKIYTPGTNAKDIING comes from the coding sequence ATGAAATCAACACTCGTTATCTTTGGTATTACCGGTGACCTTGCGCAACGTAAATTACTACCTGCGCTTACTAATGTTATTGATGCAGGCAAATGTGAAGACTTGCGTATTATTGGCGTTTCGAGACGACATGTAGAGCAATTTGAGATACTCGGTGAGCACCACGAGCAATTGGCTGGTACGACATCGTTGTATCAGATGGACTTGGAGAATGCTGCTGATTATTCAAAACTGCGCGAATATATAGATGCAGATGATGATGAGCAGGTGCTGTTTTATCTTTCAGTTCCACCAAATTCGGTTGCGAATATTATAGAGAATCTAGGCCAAGCAGGTTTAAATGGACAAAAGAACAAGTTATTACTTGAAAAACCATTTGGTAAAGATCTAGTTAGTGCTCAAGAAATGATTGATCATACTGCAAAGTATTTTCATGAATCGCAGATATATCGCATAGATCATTTTTTGGCCAAAGAGATGGCGCAAAATATCGTCGCCTTTCGGGCGCGAAACGCTATTTTCGCTCATTTATGGAACAATCAATACATTGAGAATATAGAGGTGCTTGCACTAGAGTCAATTGGTATTGAAGGCCGAGCGACGTTTTATGAACAAACAGGTGCTCTTCGAGATATTGTACAGGGTCATCTAATGCAGCTTTTGGCGCTGGTTCTATCACCTTTGCCAGACGATCTGGATTGGGATAACCTCCCAGAACGACGCTTGACGGCGCTAGAAGCGGTTGCGCCAGTTGATCCTGCCAAGAGTTACCGTGCTCAGTATGAGGGGTATCGTGCAGAGGTGAGCAATTTACAAAGTATGGTGGAGACCTTTGTGACTCTTGAACTTCAGTCAGATGATCCGACGTGGCATGGCGTACCACTGCTACTCACTACAGGAAAGGCGCTAGACAGCAAAAAAACTGAAGTGCGTGTACGCTTTCGACGAATCAATGAAAATCAAAGTGATTTTTTGATTTTTAAGATTCAGCCTAATGAAGGTATAGAGATTGATCTTGTTACGAAAAAGCCAGGCTACGATCAGGAACTTGAGCATCAGAAACTGAGCTACATGTATCCGCCCGATACACGTTTACCAGATGCGTACGAACGGGTGCTAGTAGATGCGATAAACAGTCGTAAAAGTTTGTTTGCTACAAATAGCGAAGTACTACGTGCTTGGGAGATTTTAGCGCCGCTGCAAGAGGCGTGGAAAAGAGACGAAGCGCTTAAAATATACACACCTGGCACTAACGCAAAAGACATAATTAACGGATAG
- a CDS encoding Nramp family divalent metal transporter, with translation MVLRVRRVLALLGPAFVAAVAYVDPGNFAANFSAGAKYGYSLLWVLIVANLMAMMVQYLSAKVGLVTGKSLPEVIAEKLGRKSRIAYWFQAELVAISTDIAEVVGGAIALNILFGLPLLVGAVITGIISMLLLRIYSTQGQRIFERVVVGLLMVIPLGFVVGLVMRPPDTSGLLAGMVPQLHGTDMLLLATAMLGATVMPHVVYLHSAMSRDRHGKKWGDELKHLLRVTKADVGVAMVIAGGVNISMLLLAASALRGLPGTDTLDGIYKVLNTDLSSLVGALFGLSLLVSGFASTAVGGHAGAVIMEGMLHKKVALHWRRLVTIVPAIFIVAIGVDPTFALIISQVVLSFGIPFALIPLVLVTASRRIMKEGVNHLITTYILGTITLLIIVLNFALIWLTLFS, from the coding sequence ATGGTACTACGAGTTCGACGAGTCTTGGCATTGCTTGGACCCGCGTTCGTGGCAGCGGTTGCTTATGTCGATCCGGGTAACTTTGCAGCTAATTTTAGTGCTGGTGCTAAGTACGGCTACTCTTTACTATGGGTGTTAATAGTGGCCAACCTAATGGCCATGATGGTTCAATATCTAAGTGCAAAAGTCGGGTTAGTAACGGGTAAAAGTTTGCCTGAGGTCATTGCAGAAAAATTAGGGCGCAAAAGTCGGATTGCGTACTGGTTTCAGGCCGAGTTGGTGGCGATTTCTACTGACATTGCCGAAGTAGTTGGTGGAGCAATTGCACTCAATATTTTATTCGGCTTACCGCTGCTTGTAGGCGCGGTTATCACCGGAATTATAAGTATGTTACTACTGCGTATTTATAGCACGCAGGGTCAAAGGATATTTGAACGAGTTGTGGTGGGATTGCTTATGGTGATTCCATTAGGATTTGTCGTTGGACTGGTTATGCGGCCGCCAGATACGAGTGGGTTGTTGGCGGGAATGGTGCCGCAATTACATGGCACAGATATGTTGCTTTTGGCGACGGCAATGCTTGGAGCAACAGTTATGCCGCATGTAGTTTATCTACACTCGGCCATGAGTAGAGATCGCCATGGTAAAAAATGGGGCGATGAACTGAAGCATTTGTTGCGCGTGACCAAAGCGGACGTAGGCGTTGCCATGGTGATTGCCGGTGGAGTGAATATTTCCATGCTGCTCTTAGCTGCCAGTGCACTACGCGGCCTGCCGGGTACAGACACTTTAGATGGAATTTATAAGGTGTTGAATACGGATTTATCGAGTCTGGTAGGCGCACTGTTCGGTCTTAGTTTGTTAGTATCGGGCTTTGCTTCGACTGCAGTGGGCGGCCATGCTGGTGCGGTGATTATGGAGGGTATGCTGCACAAAAAGGTCGCGTTACACTGGCGACGTCTCGTTACGATCGTACCTGCGATTTTCATCGTGGCGATTGGTGTTGATCCGACGTTTGCACTCATTATTTCTCAGGTCGTGCTGAGTTTTGGTATACCATTCGCGCTCATACCGTTGGTTCTCGTGACGGCAAGCAGGCGCATTATGAAGGAAGGCGTCAATCATCTAATTACTACCTATATATTAGGCACTATAACGCTGTTAATTATCGTGTTGAACTTTGCTCTTATATGGCTGACGCTGTTTAGTTAG
- the msrB gene encoding peptide-methionine (R)-S-oxide reductase MsrB — protein MKIDRSESEWQDELTPEQYHVLREKGTEPAFSGEYDSVFDVGTYSCGACGTKLFESDKKFDAQCGWPSFYDAIPGTVVLTEDNSLGMRRTEVKCAACDSHLGHVFEGEGLGVPTDQRYCINSLSLKFHPGK, from the coding sequence ATGAAGATTGATAGATCTGAAAGTGAATGGCAAGATGAGCTGACACCTGAGCAGTATCATGTACTTCGAGAAAAGGGCACGGAACCTGCCTTTAGTGGAGAGTACGATAGCGTTTTTGATGTCGGTACTTACAGCTGCGGGGCATGCGGTACGAAATTATTTGAAAGTGACAAGAAATTCGATGCGCAGTGTGGTTGGCCGAGTTTTTATGACGCTATACCAGGCACCGTTGTATTAACGGAAGATAATTCACTCGGTATGAGACGTACTGAAGTGAAGTGTGCAGCTTGCGATAGTCATTTAGGACACGTTTTTGAAGGAGAGGGCCTAGGCGTGCCTACGGACCAACGCTACTGCATAAATTCTCTTAGCCTCAAATTCCATCCTGGTAAATAG